The following is a genomic window from Amycolatopsis acidiphila.
CCCCGCTGACGTAGGACTCCCGCAGCGCCGGGGTGAGTGCGAACCCGGTACCGCCGAGCGGCTGCAGCTTGCCCTCCGACACGAGCTTGTGCAGCATCCCGATCGTCGCAGGCAGATAGACCCTCACCAGTGCGCCCCCTTCAGCTCCTCCAGCGAATCCTCGACCATCGTGGCCAGGTTTCCCACGTCCGACACGGCCTTGCGATCCCCGTTCAGTCCGAAGTAGACGTTCCCGTGGTAGGACGTGACCCCGATGGCCAGCGCCTGGTTGCGCGCCAGCGGGATCACCGGGTACATCCGGGTCATCCTCGCCTGCCCCGCGTACAGCGGCTGCTGCGGGCCCGGTGAGTTGGTGATCACCAGGTTGAAGATGCGCCCGGAGAAGGACCCGGCGGCCCGCGCCGCCAGCGAATGCATCGTCGCTGGCGCGAACCCGCCCACCTTCAGCATGGCACGGGCCGCGACCGAACGGCTGGAGTCGGTGTAGGCGCGCATCGCGTGGCTGATGTGCTGCAGCCGCAGCACCGGGTTCGGCTCGCCGACCAGCAGGTCCACCAGATGCGCCTCGACCTGGTTGTTCACCAGGCCGGCGGTGGAGAACTCGACGGTGTCGGCCTCGAGCACGGCCATCGGCACCAGGGCACGCAGGGTCGCGCTCGCGGGCACCCCCGCACCACGCGAGAGCAGCCACTCGCGCAGCGCGCCGGTGATCGCGGCGAGCACGATGTCGTTGACCGTGCCGCCGTGCTCGGCGCGGATCTCGCGGTAGTCCTCCAGCCGCGTGCGGACGACAGCGAACACCCGGCCGCCGCTGACGTGCGTGTTCAGCGGTCCGGCCGGGGCCGGGCGGACGAGCGTGCGCAGCGTCGAGGCGACCCCGCCGACGGTGTCGGCGAGCTTGTCGGCGGTCGCGGCGGCGTCGCCGACGAACGCGCGGACGTTCTCGACGAGCTCACCCGGCTGCTGCACGGTTTCGCTGATCGCGTCCAGCACCAGCTGGGTGGCCGAGGGCATCCGCCGCGGCGTCCAGGTGTCCTCGTACGGCTCGCACAGCTGCGGGGCGGTGTCCAGGATCAACTGTCCGAGCTCGACGGTGCCGACACCGTCCACCATGGCCTGGTGCGTCTTGGTGACCAGCGCGACCCGGTCGCCTTCGAGGCCCTCGACGAAGTAGGCCTCCCACAGTGGGCGCTCCTGGTCCATCGGCCGCGCCATCAGCCGGGCGACCAGGTCGAACAGCTGGTCGTCGCTGCCCGGGGACGGCAGCGCCGAGCGCCGCACGTGGTAGTTGAGGTCGAAGTCGGTGTCGTCCACCCACACCGGGCGAGCCAGATGCCCCGGCACGGCAAGCACGCGTTGCCGGTAGCGCGGCAGATAGCCGAGGCGCTGGCTCACCAGGCACAGCAGCTGCTCGTGGTCGAAGCCGTCGCGGGGCCGCTCGAACACCGCGACGCCGCCGACGTGCATCGGGGTCGCGGCCTCCTCCAGGTACAGGAACGAGGCGTCGAGCGCGGAGAGACGGTCGGGCATTGGGTCAATCTAGCGGCGACTGCTGTACTGGGCCTGTGCACGAAACCAACACTGTGTCCCCGAAGGACCGCTTCCTGACCGTCTACGGACGCAAACCGGTGCTCGAAGCGCTGGGCGACCGGGAGCTGCGGGTCGACAAGGTGATCCTGGCGGACACCGCGCGGGCGCCCGAGATCGAGCAGGCGGCGCGCCGGGCCGGGGTGCCGGTGCAGCGCGCGAGCGCGCACCGGGTGAAGGTGCTCGCGGGCAACGGCAAGCAGGACCAGGGCGTGCTGGCGGACGTCGTCGCGCCGCGGATGCGCCCGTTGTCGGCCGCGCTGTCCAGCGCGCCACTGCCCACGCGGGTGCTGGTGCTCGACGGGATCACCACGCCCGCCAACGTCGGGATGATCCTGCGCACCGCGACGGCGGCCGGGGTGGGCGGCGTGGTCGTGCCGCGGCGTGGGGTCGCGGCGCTCGATCCGCTGGTGGTGAAGGCTTCGGCCGGGGTCGCGTTCCGCGCGCCGGTGCTGCGTTGCGCGACGGCCGCGGAGGCGGCCGGGATGCTCTCGGACGCCGGCTATCGGCTGTACGGGCTGAGCGCGTCGGGCGGTGAGCAACTGTTCGAGGCGGAGCTGCCCGAGCGCGCGGCGTTCGTGCTGGGCGGCGAGACGGCGGGGGTGTCGGAGGAGGTCGCCGCGCTGCTCACCGGCCGGCTGTCGATCCCGATGCCCGGCACGGTCGAGTCGCTGAACGTCTCGGCCGCGGCGGCGGTGCTGTGCTTCGACCTGGTCAGGCGGGAAACAACGCGCTGAGCTCGGCGAGCGTGGTCTCGACCGAGGTGTGGTGGACGCCGGTCATGCCCGCCAGGACCGCACCGTCGACGTTCCGGCGCGAGTCGTCGACGAAGACGCAGGCGGCCGCGGGGAGGCCGAGCCGCTCGGCGGTGAGCAGGTAGACCTGCGGGGCGGGTTTCGCGAAGCCGACCTCGCCGGAGAAGACGAGCGCGTCGAACCAGCGGCTCAGCCGGGCCCTCGCGGTTCCGCCGCCGGCGGCGTTGGACAGCAGGGCGGTGCGCACGCCCCGCCCCCGCAGCCGGTCGATCGCCGCGAACAACCCGGCGGCGTCGGGGTCGGTGAGCACGCCCGCGTAGTCGACCACCAGCCCCGTCAGCACGCGACCGACGATAGTCGTCACCGCTTCGGGGCCTGTTGGCCCGAGCGGATCGGGCGACCGGCTCATACCGGGCGCACGATCCGATCTTCCTGGGGGACGCATGCTGGCGTTGACGCCGCTGAGAGAGTACGAGCCGTACCGTGACCTGCACCGTTTCATCGGCCGGGGCGGGCAGCTGACGCTGGACCTGCTGCCCGCGCGGCTGCCCCTCCAGCGGTCCGGCGACGGCCGGCCGCCGCTGTCGCTGTCGCACGTCCGGTCGGTGCTGAACGCCGTGCTGGAGGTTCGCACGGGGCGGCGGCCGTTGAGCCACGTACAGGGTTGGGTCGGGCCGCAGTTGCACGCACAGCTGAGCCTGTGGCCGCCCCTGAAGGACGTGCGGTTGGCCTTGAAGACCCTGCGGGGGTGTGTCGTGCCGCCTTCGTCCTACGAGGCCTCAGCCACCGCTGTGACGGCGACGCGGACGTACGCGCTGGTGTCCCGCTTCGACCTGCAGGACGGCGTGTGGCGCTGCACCCTCTTCGACCTGATCGCTCCGACCCGACAGCGGGGTTCGTGACCCGGAACCCCGCCAAGAGCGGAGGGGCCCTTCAGCGTGAAGGGCCCCTCCGGTCGTCACCTGCGGCTCAGCGGCCGCCCTTCTTGCCCTTCTTCGAGTCGGCGCGGGCGGCCGCGCGGCGCTCGCGGCGGCTGCCCGCCGCACCCGCGCCACCGCCCGCGGCGCCACCGGCAGCCGGCTTCGCCGTCGCGCCGCTGCGCTGGACGCCGCCCTGCTCGGCCGGGCCCGAGAAGGTCAGCCCGCCCTGCCCGTTGCCGTCGCCGCCGAGACCCCTGCCACGCAGCGCGGTCGGCACCGGCTCGCGGTCCGGCTCGGCCGGGGGCTGCGGCGGGGCCGGGTGCGCGTGCCGTCCGGGCGCGGCCTGACCGGCGCCCGGCAGGGCCGCCGCGGCCGCGGGCTCGACCGCCTGCTGCGGCTCCGCCTGCTCGACCTGCAGGTTGAACAGGAAGCCGACGGCCTCCTCCTTCAGCGAGTCCAGCATGGCGGTGAACATCTCGTAGCCCTCGCGCTGGTACTCGATCAGCGGGTCCCGCTGGGCGAGCGCCCGCATGCCGATGCCCTCCTTGAGATAGTCCATCTCGTAGAGGTGCTCACGCCACTTGCGGTCCAGCACCGACAGCAGCACCTGCCGCTCGAGCTGCCGCATCGCGCCCTCGCCGACGCGCGCGTCGATCTCGGCCTCGCGCCGGGCATAGGCGTCCTGCGCGTCCTCGAGGAGCCTGTCGAGCAGGTAGTCCGAGCTGAGGTCCTCGTCCTCCTCGACCAGCTCGTCCCAGGTGATCGACACCGGGTACAGCTGCTTCAGCGCGGTCCACAGCTTCTCGTGGTCCCAGTCCTCGGCGTAGCCACCGGCGGTCGCGCCCTGGACGTACGCGGTCACGACGTCGGAGAGCATGTGGTGCATCTGCTCGGAGAGGTCCTCGCCCTCCAGCACGCGGCGGCGCTCGGCGTAGATCACCTTGCGCTGCTCGTTCATCACCTCGTCGTACTTGAGGACGTTCTTGCGGATCTCCATGTTCTGCTGCTCGACCTGCGTCTGCGCGCTCTTGATCGCCCGAGACACCATCTTGTGGTCGATCGGCTGGTCGTCCGGCAGCCGCATGGTGGTCATGACCCGCTCGACCATCACCGCGTTGAACCGGCGCATCAGCTCGTCGCCCAGCGACAGGTAGAACCGCGACTCGCCAGGGTCGCCCTGACGGCCCGACCGGCCACGCAGCTGGTTGTCGATGCGGCGCGACTCGTGCCGCTCGGTGCCCAGCACGTACAGGCCGCCGGCCTCCTTGACCTCCTCGGCCTCGGCCTTCACCTCGGCCTTGACCTCTTCGAGGACCTTCGGCCACGCCGTCTCGTACGCCTCGGAGTGCTCGACCGGGTCGAGCCCGCGCTCACGCAGCCGCTCGTCGGCGATGATGTCCGGGTTGCCGCCGAGCACGACGTCGGTACCGCGGCCCGCCATGTTGGTGGCCACCGTGACCTGGCCCTTGCGCCCGGCGCGCGCGACGATCAGCGCCTCGCGCTCGTGGTACTTCGCGTTCAGTACCTCGTGCGGCACCCCGCGCTTGAGCAGCAGCTTCGACAGGTACTCGGACTTCTCGACGCTCGTCGTGCCGACCAGCACCGGCTGACCGGCCTCGTGCCGCTCCTGGATGTCGTCGGCCAGCGCCTCGAACTTCGCCTCTTCGGTCTTGTAGATCAGGTCGGTCTGGTCGTTGCGGACCATCGGCCGGTTCGTCGGGATCGGCACCACACCCAGCTTGTAGGTCTGGTGGAACTCCGCCGCCTCGGTCTCGGCGGTACCGGTCATGCCCGCGAGCTTCTGGTAGAGCCGGAAGTAGTTCTGCAGCGTGATCGTGGCGAGCGTCTGGTTCTCCGCCTTGATCTCGACGCCTTCCTTGGCCTCGATCGCCTGGTGCATGCCCTCGTTGTAGCGGCGGCCGTGCAGGATGCGGCCGGTGAACTCGTCGACGATGACCACTTCGCCGTTGCGGACGATGTAGTCCTTGTCGCGCTTGTAGAGCTCCTTGGCCTTCAGCGCGTTGTTCAGGTAGCCGACCAGCGGCGTGTTCGCGGCCTCGTACAGGTTGTCGATGCCGAGCTGGTCCTCGACGAACGCCACGCCCTTCTCGCTGACGCCGACGGTGCGCTTGCGCTCGTCGACCTCGTAGTGGACGTCCTTCTTCATCAGCGGCGACATGCGCGCGAACTCGACGTACCAGCGCGCCGACTGCTCGGCGGGGCCGGAGATGATCAGCGGCGTGCGCGCCTCGTCGATGAGGATCGAGTCGACCTCGTCGACGATGGCGAAGTTGTGCCCGCGCTGCACGCAGTCGTCGAGCGTCCACGCCATGTTGTCGCGCAGGTAGTCGAAGCCGAACTCGTTGTTCGTGCCGTAGGTGATGTCGGCGTTGTAGGCCTCGCGGCGCTGGTCCGGCGGCAGCTCGGACAGGATCGCGCCCACGGTCAGGCCGAGGAAGCGGTGCACGCGGCCCATCCACTCGGCATCACGTTTGGCGAGGTAGTCGTTCGTCGTGATCAGGTGCACGCCCTTGCCGGAGATGGCGTTGAGATAGGCGGGCAGCACGGACGTCAGGGTCTTGCCCTCACCGGTCTTCATCTCGGCGACCTGCCCGAGGTGCAGTGCGGCCCCGCCCATCAGCTGGACGTCGAAGTGCCGCTGGCCGAGGACCCGCCAAGCCGCTTCGCGCGCGACCGCGAACGCCTCGGGGAGCAGCTCGTCGAGCGACTCGCCGTCCTCGTGACGTTTGCGGAACTCGTCGGTCTTCGCACGCAGCTCGGCGTCGGTGAGGTCCTTCACCTCGTCTTCGAGGGTGTTGATGTGGTCGGCGATGTTGCGCAGCCGCTTGATCATCTTGCCCTCGCCCGCGCGCAGCAGGCGGTTGAGAACCATCCGGTCGACCTCACTAGCTGTCTTGGAAATGCGCCCAGGAGTCTCCCGGGCGGACCGTGCGCCTCCTCCATCGTAGGGAAGGTGTGCCCCGACGTGCACGCACGCCGCGACTTAGGTAGCAGGCGGACAGCAGAACGGCCCGCACGCGGGTGTCGCGCGCGGGCCGTCCGGGGGCGTGCGGGGGCTCAGCCCAGCCGGATCACGCCGTAGTCGAAGCCTTTCCTCCGGTACACGACGCTGGGGGTGCCGGCGTCGGCGTCGTTGAAGAGGTAGAAGTCGTGTCCGACCAGTTCCATCTGGTAGAGGGCCTGGTCGACGGTCATGGGTTCAGCGGGATGGTGCTTCTCGCGCACGACGCGGCCGGGCTGGTGTTCGGCCATGTCGTCCCAGCGCTGCATGGGCAGGTCGAGCGACTCGGCATCGAGCTCGACGGCTTCGACGGGCGCGGGCGCTTCGAGCACGGCGGTGCTCGTGGCCGGCTGGCTGCCGCTGGCGGGCGCGCCGACGGGCGTCGGTGAGGTCGCTTCGGCGACGGATTCCGGGCAACGGCGCCCGTAGTGGACACGGCGGCGGTCGGCCATCCGGCGCAGCCGGTTCTCGAGCTTGCTCACCGCGGCGTCGAGTGCGGCGTAGAAGTCGCCGGCGCATGCCTCGGCGCGGACCGCGGGGCCCTTGCCCTTGCCGGTGATCTCCACGCGCTGGCAGCTCTTGGACTGCCTGCGGTTGGGCTCGTGGAAGAGCTCCACGTCGTAGCGGAAGACCTTCTTGTCGTAGCGCTCCAGGCGCATGAGCTTGGCGCTCACGTGCGTCCGGTAGTGCTCGGGCACCTCCACGTTGCGACCTTTGACGACGATGTCCATACACGACCTCCCTGGCTCCTGGTGAATTTCGAGCTCTTCGGACTTCGATGAGGGCGCCGACGCAAATCCCGATTGGGATGTTCTTTCAGCCTCCCGTCGGCACCAGGGTCATCGGCTGTTCACCTCCCTGCCGCGGAATCGCTATAGCGGTGCACGTTAGCCCCGTAACGCGCATCACAAAACCCCCCGAGCCGGGGGATGTCACAGAGCGGGAAACAGTCACCGTGCGCGTCCGGAAGCAGGCGCATGGGGCCGCGTTCAACCCCGATCGGAGCAGTGCGGGGATGCGCTTTTCACCTTGACACGCAAAGATTTCCGAGCATTCGAGGCTCGTCGTGACAGCGTGCTGCCCGAGGCGGCCCACCCCGGCGGGCTCTTGCGCCGGCGGCGGTTCTTCGCTTGACGGCCTCATACCTGGACAACGGAACCGGCGGCGCCGCCGTTCCCCGCGAATGCACCTGTGTGGGTGAATGCTTTGGATCTTCGCTGGTGGGCGGTCCGGAGAAAATTGTCGGTGGGGCCGGGCAGGGTGCGGGGCGTGGGACTGCTCGAGTTGTTGTTGCCGGCGACGTGCGCGGGATGCGGCGCGCCGGGTGCCGCGTGCTGCCCGGACTGCGTGGCGCTGTTCAGCAGGCCGGAGCGGGTCGCGCGCGGACCGACGCGGGCCGCACCGGTCTACGCGCTGGCCCGGTACCGGGACACCGCGCGGCGGCTGGTGCTCTCGTACAAGGAGCGCGGGCGGCGCGACCTGGCTGTTCCGCTGGGTGGCGCGCTGGCCGCGGCGCTGCCGTACCTGCCGGAGGCGCAGCCGGACGCGGATGGCACGTGGTGGCTGGTGCCGGTGCCCTCGCGCCCGGTCGCGTCCAGGACCCGCGGCGGTCCCCACCTGCGGCGGCTGGCACGAACCTGCGCGGCGGCCATGGCGGTGCAGGGCCAGGCGGCGGCCGTCGCGCCTGCCCTGCTCCTCGCGACGGGTGCGAAAGACGCGGTGGGCCTGAGCCGCGACCAGCGCGCGGCGAACCTGGCTGGGCGCTTGCGCCTGGACCCGCGCGGCCTGCCACCGCCAGGCACCCCGGTCGTCCTGCTGGACGACGTGATCACCACCGGCGCGACGGCGGCCGCCTGCATCGCGACGCTGGCCGGGGCGGGGTATCGGGTGGAGGTGGTGCTGACGCTGACAGCAGCCGGCTAGGAACCGGGGTGGCTGTGGGACGCCCGGGCTGGACCACTGGCGAGGCGCGGTGCGCGGCAGGCCCACCCGCCCCAGGCGGGGCGGGGCGGGGCCGGGCAGCCACCCCGCGTCAGGCGGGACGGCGGCGGAGGCGGGGGCGGACGGCAGCCACCCCAACCACCACCAGGGACCAGCCCAGGTAGAAGGGAGACTCCTCGCACCCCAGCGAGGGCGGGCGCGGGCGCGGACGCCACACCTCGCCGACAGCCAAGGCCGTCCCCAGGCCACCCGCCCCAGGCGGAACGACGCTGTCCCCAGCCCGCCCCGCGTCAGGCGGGACGGCGGTGGGGGCGGAGGCGGACGGCAGCACCCCGCATCAGACGGAACGACGCTGTCCACAGGCCGCCCGCATCAGGCGGAACGACGCTGTCCACAGGCCGCCCGCATCAGGCGGAACGACGCTGTCCACAGGCCGCCCGCATCAGGCGGAACGACGCTGTCCCCAGGCCACCCGCCCCAGGCGGGACGGCGCCCGGGCAGGCCACCCGCGCCAGGCGGAACGGCGGCGGCCGCCGAGGTGCTTGCACACACCAGCCACCGCCACCACCGACTCAACCCGGATAGAAGGGAGACACCTTCGCACCCAGCGAGTGCGGATGCGGACGCCACACCTCGCCGACATCCGAGGCCGTCCACAGGCCGCCCGCGTCGGCGACCACGATCGGCCTGCCGGGCGCCGCCGTGATGGCGTACACCGGCGGGGTCAGGTTCGAGCTGTTGAACGTGTCCATTCGCAGCCCGTCGATGGGCACCTTCACCACCGGCTGCGACGGCATCGTCGTGGCCGCCACCAGGCTGTCCTGGCTCAGCCAGTCCACGTCGACCACCCCGGACAGCGTCCCGGTCTGCAGGATCCGCGGACTCCGCAACGTCACCGCGTCCTGCGTCCGCACCACCGACGCCACCAGCAGCTGCCCGTTCACCACCAGCGCGGCCCTGGCACCGTCCCTGGACAGCCGCAGCACGCTGATCGGCCCGACGGTCAGCACCTCCTCGGCGTTGACCGCCTGCCCGGTCCACCCGCCGTCCGAGGTGCGCAGTACCCGCACGACCGACGAGCCGTCGACCACGGTCCACACCTCGCCCGCTGTCCCGTCCGCCGTCGCCGTCGGGCGCCAGGTCGGTCTGGTCAGCGTCCCGCCGAACAGGTTCACCTGCTGCGCCGCCGAGCCGAACGCGCCGATCCGGAGCTGCTGGCGGCCGTTGGCGTTCTCCACGATCGCCAGCTGCCGCCCGTCGATGGACTGCGCCGCGCTCACCACCTGGTACACGCCCTGGCCCGCCGACCCCGGCACCGCGGAACCGTCGGCGAGCGAGCGCACCCGCCCGTTGACCACCATCAGCCCCGGCTGGTCCGCGCCCGGCGAGGCCAGCGAGGTGTACGACGGCACGTCGCTCGGCAGCCAGTCCTCGTGCCCGTCGACCAGCGCGTTGCCGTCCGAGAGCAGCCGCACCCGGTTCGTCGTCACGGCCTGCAGGGACAGCACTATCTGCGCCGCGATGAGCTTCTTGACCTCCGGGGTCTGATCACCGACCCCGGTCAGCGGCACCATCAGCGCCCCGTCGGGTGTCGTGGTCACGTTGCCCTCGATGTTCGCGTCCTCGGGCAGCGGGCTGCGCACCGCGCCGACCAGCTGGTCCGACGGCCCGGACAACAGCAGCGAGACCACCCGCGCGGGCAACCCGAGCTGCGGCTTCCCGGCCACGTACCGCAGGTCGGGCACGATCGTGTTCGAGTCCTGCGCGAAGAAGTACACCGGCACCCGCACGTAGTTCGCGGTGAAGGCGCTGTAGGGCATCACGATGTTGGCCGGCGGGTTCGTCACCCGCCACTGCCCGTCGGACTGCTTGCGCACCAGCAGCCGCAGCTCGTAGGACGTCCTCGACGGGATGAACGAGCTGTCCGCCCCGAGCATGCCTAGGTTGGTCCCGCGCACGACGACGACCACCTCGGTGGGGTTCGCCGGCAGGTCCGAGCCCACCGCGTACACGGTGTTGAACTGGTCGTCGATGACGTTCATGACCTTGCCCGGCTGCCACGCCTTCGCCGCGGCGTCGTCGAGGTAGGTCCTGGCCGCGGCGTTGTTGCTCACCGGCTGCGCGCTGGCCTGCACGAAGTCGCGCGCCACGGTCAACGGGTCGATGTCGCGGGGCGGCTGCTGCACGTCGGGGTTGGCGATCTGGCCGAGCTCCTGCTGCTGCACCGCGACCGGCTGCGACTCCTCGGGGACGGTCGCGCAGCCGACGAGCAGCAGGGCGCTCGCCAGCACCGCGAGCAACCGCGGTCTGCTCATCGGACGTCCTCCTTGCGCAGCTCCGGCACGACGATGCTGTAGTCGGCGCCGGAACCGATGCTGGCCTGTCCGTTGACGGCCTCGCCGCCCGGGGGTATCAGCGGCAGCGGGAACTCCTCGAACGGCCGGCCCTGGTGCCGCGGCAGCGTCAGCCGGAAGCACGCGCCGAACCCGGGCGCGCCCCACGCCTCGAGCAGCCCGCCGTGCAGGCGGGCGTCCTCGTGGCTGATCGCGAGCCCGAGCCCGGTGCCGCCGGTGCGCCGGTTGCGCGACGGGTCCGCCCGCCAGAACCGGTTGAACACCAGGTCGGCCTCGCCGGGCCGCAGGCCGACGCCGTAGTCCCGCACGGTGATCGACACCGCCTGCTCGTTGGCGGCGAGGGTCAGGTGCACCGGCCTGCCCTCGCTGTGGTCGACGGCGTTGGCCAGCAGGTTGCGCAGGATGCGCTCCACGCGGCGCGCGTCGATCTCGGCGGCGGTCTCGCCCTCGGGCAGCTCCAGCTCGACCGCGCTGCCCGCGTTGCCCGCGATCACGCGCACCTGCTCGACCGCCCGCCGGGCGATCGGCCCCACGTCGATCAGCTCGGCCGAGAGCTCCTCGACCCCCGCGTCGAGCCTGCTGATCTCCAGCAGGTCGCCCAGCAGGGCCTCGAACCGGTCGAGCTCGTCGACCAGCAGCTCCGTCGAGCGGGCGAGCCCGGCCGGGAACTGCTCGCGGGACGCGTGCAGCACGTCGGCCGCCATCCGGACGGTGGTCAGCGGCGTGCGCAGCTCGTGCGAGACGTCCGAGGTGAACCGGCGCTGCAGGGTGCCGAACTCCTCGAGCTGGCGGATCTGCCGCTGGATGCTCGCGGCCATCTCGTTGTACGACAGGGCGAGCCGCGACAGATCGTCCTCGCCCGTCACCGGCAGCCGTTCGTCGAGCTCGCCACCCGCGAACCGCGCGGCGGCGGCCGCGGCCGAGCGGACCGGGCGCACGACCTGCCGGGTGACGATGTTGCTGATGCCCGCGAGCAGCATCAGCAGCACCAGCCCGCCGACGAGCAGCGTGTTCTGCACGGTCTGCACCGTGTTCTGCTCCGCCGTCATCGGGAACAGCAGGTAGAGCTGGATCGGGCGACCGGTACTGGCCACCGGCGCGCCGACGACCAGGTAGGTCGTGCGCGTGCCGCCGTCCTCCACCGTGTGCGTCTGGTAGGCGACCTGGTTGGCCTCGGCGAACCGCTCCAGCCCCTCCGGCACCTTCCAGATCGGGCCAGCCGAGTCCGGCGAGCCGGTCCCGCCCGCGGTGAGCACCGGCTCGAACGCACCCGCGGCCGAAGCACCCGAGCCCTGGTCGTCCGAGGATGTGCTGGTGATCTTCTTCAGCACGTTCTGCAGCCGGTCGGGCAGCGCGTCCTGGTCGCTCAACCCGACCAGCTCGCCCTCCGCCGTCGCGACGACCTGCAGGGTCTGCGCGACCGCGGCCTCGCGCTTGGTGTCGGTGAGCCGGGTGATGATCTGGTTCTGCAGCACCATGCCCAGCACGAAGACCACCGCCGAGGACAGCGCCAGCGTCGACGCGGTCACCCGGAACTGCAGGGACCGGCGCCAGAGCACGCCCAAGGCCACCAGGCGTCCGCGGCCGTGGGCGCCGACGCGACGGGCGAGCCGCAGCACCCTGAATGCGAAGGCGATGATCTTCTGCTTCATGTCCGGTTTACGGCGGGCCGGCCTTGTAGCCCACGCCGCGCACCGTCAGCACGACCTCGGGGTGCTCCGGGTCCTTCTCGACCTTCGAGCGCAGCCGCTGGACGTGCACGTTGACCAGCCGGGTGTCGGCGGCGTGCCGGTAGCCCCAGACCTGTTCGAGCAGCACCTCGCGGGTGAACACCTGGCGCGGCTTGCGGGCCAGAGCCACGAGCAAGTCGAACTCCAGCGGGGTCAGCGGGATGGCCTTGCCCTCGCGGGTCACCTCGTGGCCGGGCACGTCGATCGCCAGGTCACCGATGGTCAGCGACTCGGCGGGCTCGGCCTCGGTGCGGCGCAGGCGGGCACGGACCCGGGCGACGAGCTCCTTCGGCTTGAACGGCTTCACGACGTAGTCGTCGGCACCGGACTCCAGGCCGAGCACTATGTCGACGGTGTCGCTCTTGGCCGTCAGCATGACGATGGGCACGCCGGACTCGGCGCGGATCGCCTTGCACACGTCGATGCCGTTCATCCCGGGCAGCATCAGGTCCAGCAGGACCAGATCCGGTTTCAGGTCTCTGAGCGCGGGCAGCGCGCGAGAGCCGTCGGCGACGACGGCGGTATCGAATCCCTCGCCACGGAGCACGATGGTGAGCATCTCTGCGAGCGCAGGGTCGTCGTCGACCACCAGGACGCGTGCCTTCATGACCACATATTCGCACTACGGACACCGTTCGTGACTCCCGACCCGGTATCCGATGGCAAGATCGATGCAGCTTAGCCCGGATGGACCAGTAACCGGGCCAGTTCGGTGGCGTCGGAACCGGCAGTGCCGTCGACCACGTGCCAGCGTGAGAGCCAGGCCCCGGCCGCGAGCTGGTCGTACACCCGTGCGCAGCGGACCTGGAGATCGTCGTCGGATTCGAAGGCGTCCTTGGCCCGGTCCGCGTCGGCCTTCGCGCGCCGCTCGGCCCGCTCCGCGGCGACCTCGGGACTGACCCGGAGCAGGATCTGCGCGTCCGGCACCGGCAGGCCGAACCGGGCGATCTCCAGCTCGCGCACCCACCGGACGAACTCGCCGTGCGCGTCCTGGTGAAGGCGGGCGGCGCCGTAGGCGGCGTTGGAGGCGACGTACCGGTCGAGCAGGACGAAGT
Proteins encoded in this region:
- a CDS encoding ComF family protein, which produces MLELLLPATCAGCGAPGAACCPDCVALFSRPERVARGPTRAAPVYALARYRDTARRLVLSYKERGRRDLAVPLGGALAAALPYLPEAQPDADGTWWLVPVPSRPVASRTRGGPHLRRLARTCAAAMAVQGQAAAVAPALLLATGAKDAVGLSRDQRAANLAGRLRLDPRGLPPPGTPVVLLDDVITTGATAAACIATLAGAGYRVEVVLTLTAAG
- a CDS encoding LpqB family beta-propeller domain-containing protein, giving the protein MSRPRLLAVLASALLLVGCATVPEESQPVAVQQQELGQIANPDVQQPPRDIDPLTVARDFVQASAQPVSNNAAARTYLDDAAAKAWQPGKVMNVIDDQFNTVYAVGSDLPANPTEVVVVVRGTNLGMLGADSSFIPSRTSYELRLLVRKQSDGQWRVTNPPANIVMPYSAFTANYVRVPVYFFAQDSNTIVPDLRYVAGKPQLGLPARVVSLLLSGPSDQLVGAVRSPLPEDANIEGNVTTTPDGALMVPLTGVGDQTPEVKKLIAAQIVLSLQAVTTNRVRLLSDGNALVDGHEDWLPSDVPSYTSLASPGADQPGLMVVNGRVRSLADGSAVPGSAGQGVYQVVSAAQSIDGRQLAIVENANGRQQLRIGAFGSAAQQVNLFGGTLTRPTWRPTATADGTAGEVWTVVDGSSVVRVLRTSDGGWTGQAVNAEEVLTVGPISVLRLSRDGARAALVVNGQLLVASVVRTQDAVTLRSPRILQTGTLSGVVDVDWLSQDSLVAATTMPSQPVVKVPIDGLRMDTFNSSNLTPPVYAITAAPGRPIVVADAGGLWTASDVGEVWRPHPHSLGAKVSPFYPG
- the mtrB gene encoding MtrAB system histidine kinase MtrB translates to MKQKIIAFAFRVLRLARRVGAHGRGRLVALGVLWRRSLQFRVTASTLALSSAVVFVLGMVLQNQIITRLTDTKREAAVAQTLQVVATAEGELVGLSDQDALPDRLQNVLKKITSTSSDDQGSGASAAGAFEPVLTAGGTGSPDSAGPIWKVPEGLERFAEANQVAYQTHTVEDGGTRTTYLVVGAPVASTGRPIQLYLLFPMTAEQNTVQTVQNTLLVGGLVLLMLLAGISNIVTRQVVRPVRSAAAAAARFAGGELDERLPVTGEDDLSRLALSYNEMAASIQRQIRQLEEFGTLQRRFTSDVSHELRTPLTTVRMAADVLHASREQFPAGLARSTELLVDELDRFEALLGDLLEISRLDAGVEELSAELIDVGPIARRAVEQVRVIAGNAGSAVELELPEGETAAEIDARRVERILRNLLANAVDHSEGRPVHLTLAANEQAVSITVRDYGVGLRPGEADLVFNRFWRADPSRNRRTGGTGLGLAISHEDARLHGGLLEAWGAPGFGACFRLTLPRHQGRPFEEFPLPLIPPGGEAVNGQASIGSGADYSIVVPELRKEDVR
- the mtrA gene encoding MtrAB system response regulator MtrA, coding for MKARVLVVDDDPALAEMLTIVLRGEGFDTAVVADGSRALPALRDLKPDLVLLDLMLPGMNGIDVCKAIRAESGVPIVMLTAKSDTVDIVLGLESGADDYVVKPFKPKELVARVRARLRRTEAEPAESLTIGDLAIDVPGHEVTREGKAIPLTPLEFDLLVALARKPRQVFTREVLLEQVWGYRHAADTRLVNVHVQRLRSKVEKDPEHPEVVLTVRGVGYKAGPP
- a CDS encoding dTMP kinase gives rise to the protein MGRLVVIEGLDGAGKRTLTEALTKALRNLGRSVTTLAFPRYGESVHADLVREALHRGHGDLADSVYGMGLLYALDRRGARDVIANDMALSDFVLLDRYVASNAAYGAARLHQDAHGEFVRWVRELEIARFGLPVPDAQILLRVSPEVAAERAERRAKADADRAKDAFESDDDLQVRCARVYDQLAAGAWLSRWHVVDGTAGSDATELARLLVHPG